The Solea solea chromosome 15, fSolSol10.1, whole genome shotgun sequence genome segment TAGAATAATGCATATGTGATTTATAATATTACTATTAAATTCCACACATAGAAAATAGCTTTTACGCAACATGTGCAAGCTTTAAAGTGAAGAAGGCATTTTCCTCAGTTCAGTATTTAAACACTTGGGACATTGTCAAAGAGCCACCTGGTGGAGTGAAGCTGAAAACCCTGAAGTTCTTGTCAAGAAACTGCATATagacactcactggccactttattaggtacagaggatgtaataaagtggcaggagtaacacctggtgtggtcttctgctgctgtcggCCATCTGCGTCAtagtttaatgtgttttgcGTTCAAGgatggtcttctgcatactTTGGGAGTAAGGAGTGGCCGTTTGAGAttcttttgcattttttaacATCTCAAACCAGTCTGGTGATTCTCCTCCGTCAGCATCAAGGCAGTTTCCCCTTGAAAATGGACGATCTGGACCTTTTTCAGACCATTTTAAactctagagatggttgtgtgagAAACTCCCAGCAGTACCTGAAACACCGACGACCATATCACATCATTTAGATGTAATTTCTTCCCCAttgtgatgctcagtttgaacttggCCGATTTAGATATTTAAGTAAACGAGCAGTTGAACAAGTGGAATTGatcaaatatgacacaaaaataaacacgttGGTTTGTCTGTGTCATGCAGCTAAATTATGGTTAATGAATAATATCTTCTTCTGCGTGTGACTGGAATCCAAACAAGCTGTTGGACCTTCGTCTCACAGTGGGTCGTCAGTGTCCATTGGGTACAGCTGTCTCACAATATTGTGTTTAGCCTCGCACTCGGCAGCTTACACACATGTCACTGTGAGAGAAGCGGCCACCATGTGGAGTCTGCTGCTCCCACTGCTAATGGATGAGTAAACAAATGGCGTGGTCACTCCCTGTAAAACATTTACAACGGTTTGTTCAAATTGAGCACACATCATAGTTGGAAGGAAAATCCCAGCCACTGTGTGAGGGGAAAATTGCCTGTTGATCAAATGCAGAGATTATGTTAAATAGTAGCTGTGAACATGGAAAACTGCACACGACTGCCTTTGGTTTGCTTCCTAGCGGAGATGTCCCAAAATGCATCTTCCCTCAATGCAAAAACATGCGGCAATACTCTGCCACTATATCGTTATCTGTACtgtcaaaaagtccaatatcgtacATCCCTACTTTAAGGTAAAGGTAAAGGTTGAAGGAGGCAGTATTGagtcaaacattttctttctggaTAAACCTGAATCCTGATACTTACCTCTACCTGCTCTATCAAACCCACATTAATTAGCGCTGTCTTTTAATAACCGCACGTCAATCGATGTTGTTTATTTGACACTGTCAGGTGGTACATGTGTCCGTGTCGCTTTATCAAAACAACCCGGGCCGAGTGGAATTGAGAAAACCAGCCAGCCATCGCCACCATGTTGGAGGAGGACATGGAAGTGGCCATCAAGGTGGTCGTCGTCGGCAACGGAGCCGTCGGCAAATCCAGTATGATCCAACGTTACTGCAAGGGCATCTTCACTAAGGACTACAAAAAGACCATTGGCGTGGACTTCCTGGAAAGACAGATACTGTAAGCAAGTTCTAGAGTTGTAGTCTACAATTAGAGAAGCCACGGTAGAGTACACACACCCACCCAGGCAGCTCAGTGTCAATCCACTCTCCTATCTTCCAAGATTAAGAACTGTATGCTATTAACCTGAGAGAAAGCAAACATTTTGGCAGAGATACAAATTAGTATCCTGCAAGATTTGTTTGATATGGAAGCTGTAAAACAAATGTCTAATATTTAGTTATAAACTATAGCTAACGCAAGTAGATGTTTTACAGATATACATGATCTTCACAGCAGTAACTGTGCGCTGCAATGGAAGGTGTATGTATTAACCTTGATTTAACCATTTAGATTGAAAACCTCTTCTCCAagggagacctggccaagatAGGCAGCATCacgtaaaaacacaaataacaaagttaGAAGGTGTAATAACAATTACAAGTGGATTACTTAAAACAATTCAGCCTCCAATACTCtttcatttggatttaaaagCACTTGGTGAAATCAAATCTGTCATTTCAGAATATGTGAGAATTAATGACCTActtccccccccgccccccattACCTGCTTGTTGTTTTAGTGTCAACGATGAAGAGGTGAGACTAATGCTTTGGGACACCGCAGGGCAGGAGGAGTTTGACGCCATAACCAAGGCCTATTATCGTGGTAAGACACCCAACACAACTGTGACAACTCTAACTCTGACTGCTGGGGTTTAACTGTTCTCGGGCTGTGCAGGGTTAGACCAGAACACGCACTCCGGCACACAAAGCTCTGTTAACATGTCAAAAAAACTGAATATAAAGTGTTGTTACAGGGTTGACCGTTATGTTACTTCTACACTTTCGCTGTACCTGTAGCATTTActgttcctgttgttgttgttgttgttgttgttgttgtgaattgTCACGGTGCACTTTCTTGCATTTCAGGTGCACAAGCATGTGTGCTCGTCTACTCCACGACAGACAGAGAGTCATTTCAGGCCATTGACAGCTGGAGGGAGAAGGTGGAGGCAGAGGTCGGAGATATTCCTACAGTTCTCGTGCAGAACAAAATTGACCTCCTGGAAGAAACGGTTATAAAAaagtaagttgttttttttactccaaaaaataaaaaaaaaaacgctttgGTGAAAAACTAAtcaaatgaagatattttttttcccattacagTGAGGAGGCAGAAGCTTTGGCTAAAAGACTGAAACTGAGATTTTATCGAGCTTCAGTAAAAGAGGACCTCAATGTCAACGAGGGTGCGTCACTGAAAATGTCTCATTTGTGAGAAAAATCTCATTCTTAACGTCACTGACGCCACATTTCTTTCTTCCCTGGCAGTTTTCAAGTACTTGGCTGAAAAGTACCTCCTGCAGCTCAAACAGCAAACGGCAGAGGAGACGGAGGTGGTTCACACAACAAGCAATAAAATAGGTAAGAGAATAATGTCTTTCACGTCACCCTTTTATGGTGCATTTTACAAGCTTTCTCTTTTAGTACGGTGACATTactctttttacatttttttttttaaaggtgtttttaaTACCACGAGTAGTAATGTCTGCAACCAGAACTCCACCAACGGCAGAGAAGTCATCACTTTGCGACCTAACAAACAACGGACCAAGAAGAGTAAAAATCCTTTTGGAAGTTGCAGCCTAGTCTAGATAGAATCATTTCATTGTCGTTATAGTCTGTTGTGACTAAGACTAGACTGGACAATTGTTGTATTCAGTGTAGGTAGCCACATTCAGAGACCAAAGCCCATATAGACTGGGAAATACTACTTCAACTAATCTGATATATAATCTGTATCCCCCCACATCAACGGATGAATTTGGACCTACATTATCGGTCTGTCGACATTTGTACGCTCTTGTGTAACAGCGAGAAACGCAGGTACGCTATATatatggaaaaaataataatatccgTGAGTGTATGtggcttttcttttgtttcaaaTGTTGCGATACATATTATTCGTCACATGTATGTATCGGCAAAcattacaaaatacaaaatatttccTTCCGGTCACCCATTCATGCATTTCAACCGTGCAATAGGTTTGCATGCATTTTTAGTAGCCGCTCCCGTTGTTTTCAAGCTTCTTTTCAAATCGTCAACAACGTATGGTTCAGATGATAGTGTTTTAAGtgtggacacaaaaaaacactaattgAATCCAAAGTCACTTCTCGGTGCAGAAGTATTTTTGTATGAATCACAACAGTGTTGATATTGTGCCAAActtccattgtttgtttgtttttttctccgaGCTGTAATGAAACACGAACTCTGATTTTTGGATGTATCATGAAATGAATAGAATGTGCTTCTATAACCAAATATGAGCAACGACTGTCATAAAATAGTCACTTATTTAAAGATTTGTTTATCGAACTCTTAACACCAGGTTCTGGACTGGACATAAATGATCTTCTGCTCTCTTTAGTCACATTTCATGAACTTTGGCATCGCTGTGAGTGAATCCATTTTCTCTTCAATGTATAACTTTTCAAACTGTTGCTATGGTTTCTTCTCCGTAATGAGGGGTGCTACGGAATTATTTCTCAATATAACtagtgttttactttgttttatgttatctttttgGCAAAATGGACACCAAGCACAAAGAAATGCATGACGACGTGGGGAGAAGTCTTACATTAAATCGACTGCTTTTTTTACTTCTACACGTTACGTTTGTCTTGGATTACATTTGCATgcctatttttgtgtttttgaaagctGCGTCCAGCTTCTAATGCAGATCAGATGGGACtgaatttattctttttttctatgCTTTACTCTGTAGTCTCAACCGTTAATCCTTAGATTGTCACATTTCACTTTATTGTGTGGTTTTATGTAAACAGTTCTTTCTTTGGTGGGGGGGAAAGTGGCACATTTAATGCATGCAAgctgtttattttccacataTTCAAAGCCACAATGCCTTGTCCAAGTTTACATTCCCTCCCGATGACCACCAGTAACCATTTTAATCCTTCTCTTGCCGTTGGTTTATAACTGCCGTGAACCTATAAATAATCATTTCTTAAGATTTCTCTTTACTTGTAAtgtctgccttttttttattttttgctttttgactGAATGGATTTAGTGCACTTTATCATTAAGATGAGGAAAACATCTTAAAGAACCACGAGTTAAAAAACTAACCATATACTTCATGTGCTGTCACTCAGGTGTTCTCGTCTGTGTCTTACTGTTTAATCCACTTTATAAACCAACATCACACGTTTAGAAACCAGTATAATTACTGTACTGTACGCTCACAgtcttgacaaaaacaaaacactcattgttggatgattttgttttaacaGTTATTTGTGTGCCACAACAAAAAATGTGCACCTGATGTTAAGTGTgttttcggggggggggggggagttgatCATAATCTGaattaagtaaaaaataaataaaactacttTTTTCTTGGGCATCCCATGTCTAATTTTAAATGACTGCACTTCTGTTCAACAGTTTACATTATGACATCAAAGTGGTTTTACTGTACCTTCTTATGAAAgttaattttacacatttctatGATGCTGTCTACTGTTGTCGTGCATTTCAGAGAGGACAGTGGTATAAGATTCTCTGAAAACTCTAATCACATCAATGACAGGAAAAGTCCTTGTTgagttcatgttttatttgccGTTTTTTGATACAAgccaacattaaaataacacgTTTGTGCAAATAGAATCATAAAATCCACAGCTTCATATGGTGTGTGCTGCCCTAAGAGGTAGTGATTGCACATCTCAGAACCCTAAATATGTCTGATAatgtttatctatttattttcatctgTATTTGCTGTTCATACACCAGACTGCTCTATCACCTTTGGTATCTACTGATATAATTGATAATTGGCGCCGGATTTTCCAATATAATGAACAAACATTCAGTGTATtacaatgctgattaaaaaGCATAATAAATCAATCTattaagtgttaaaaaaaactacttattaataattataaaaacaatcaaattcCTTAAGGGAGCGTGGTAGTGTCTGTTCACGCGTGCTTTACTGTATTTTTGGCCCTAAGTGTCAGCGTAATGTGCCATAttaactgctgctgttgtcgtAGAAACCGATCTTTGTGCTCCACGTGTAGTCGTTTAAATGTGAGTACAGGCTACAACAGTTGTTGCTGAGCGAAGTGGCATTGAAGACGCACTCTCTGTGTTTTAATGACAAGATTATTGACTGCCATTTTCTTGCGGGACCTCCAATTTCTGGTGATCCATAATCTTGATGTTCTTCTCAGAGTTTTCAATGTTCCTTAGCAAGGTCTCCAGCCTGCGCTTGATCTTCTTCTGGTCCTCCAGGGCACAGCCGATCACGATGGCCTGAAACTTTTGGTCAATGGGGACAGGCGGTGCCTCCGTCACGCAGGCTGCGTGCAGAGCCATCAGCTGCTGTCGGCTGCTCCTCATGTCGTCCAGTAGCTTTTTCACTATTTCATCGATGATCGACGTGGCCTTCTGCAGTGCCTCCTCCTGCTGGGAGTTTCTGGTTGTACCAATAGAGATCTCCACCGACAGTGTTCGGCCCATAATACGATTTGCAGTTAAATCtaactcctctctctcccctggaAGACAcaaggcaagaaaaaaaaaacattcaaacctcCCCTTACAACAAGCGGAGTTTCTATGTTTCTGCCCCATTTCTCTCCCATCATCTTTGGACATACAACAAAGGTGTCTGTCCTGTTGCATGCTGGGATGCTGATAGATAAGAACTGCTGAAAAATATATTTGATTGTTAAGCTTTATCTGCAGGTTGTTCTATCTGCTtttcactttatcctccataatATAGATACAGTACATGTTAAGATAATAACAAATGGAATATCCACAAGGTCATGTCATGCAGCAAACTAAGTGTTATACTTTATTATATTGGAAGATATAGTAAGTATAATAAGAGGTTATGCACTAAACAAAATAGAGGTTTAACTGATACCCAACAGAAACGTAAATGAGGTCAGGATCAATGCATTGGATTGGACGAGATTACACCACACACTTAGTGTGGACATACTTACTTGATTTGAGAAAATTGGGATTTATATGATTGATAACATAACTTTAACTCCATTGTCAACCTAAAATACATATCAGTAAATGTAGGGTGGGAAaactatgtattttttttacatccagtCTATTATCTGCAAATTCCAGGCTTGTTTTGGGGCGAGGTTCTTAAGGTCCACCACCCAACTATAATTCAGCTTTCAAAAAACATAACCTCACTGGATCACAATGTTTCTGCTGCTGGGATAAAAGTCCCATCCCtgaatattatgttatattacaCTAATCTCTCCTCTCCGTTTCTAAAAGCAGTGATATCATCACTGTTGAGTGGTTTATGTAGTTATGTTCCAATATGTCTTTGATGGAGTCATCTATCtgatctttctatctatctatttgaAGCTGTGCCGCTCTCACCGGCGCAGATGTTCCGCATCTCTTGGCTGTTCTGTAAGGACTGAATCATTTCCAGGATGCTCTCTCTTTCCTGCTCCATGGCTGAGGCTGTTTCACGTAAAGTCTCCACcctgacagaaagaaaaaaggacgtGAGACACAATGCAGTCACACAGGCGCCAACAACATCCACCCACTCTGCAGAGATAACGGTGCTGTCGTCGTAAGACGGTGAAGGGGAAAATCACAGTCAGCGCAACAAAAACTGTGACATTTAATATAGTTTTTCCAAATACAATACTTCATAATTACATCCGCTTATTGTTTCGTGATCATCACGTTAACCGTTTTAATGACGTGATCTACAATATAATGCATTGAGGCGCCGGCGATCGATATTCTCTCTCTATTAATACTGAAAAATAACGATTTACGCGCAAACTGTACCTCATTTCCAGCAGATCCAAACTTTCCAGCAGTCTTCCGGAGCGATCAGCCATGGACAGCGTCCTGCTGAACTTGCTGCTCGGGGGTTCGTTCATTTTCGCCTGTATTTTTGCCTGAGCCATGATGTTGAATTCTGATAATAAACGATTGTTATTGTTACTCTGAAATATGAAGTAGTCCGTGTGTGAGAGGGAGTCCTGCGTGTCCTGCGCGTGTGTGCTCGGCTCTCAGCTCAGTGTGTCTGATAGCAGCTGCAGACCCAGGAGAACATTTCCAAACATGGACAGTAACTTCctcctgtgtcctcacagaAGTTTCCCGATCAGTCCAGAGCAGATCACTGGCTCCCAGTCATGTAAGAATAACTCCGATTGTCGCAgttaaggctgcaactaacgattattttaatTATCGATTCATCTCGATcaattgagtaatcgtttggtccatacaatgtcagaaatttgtgttgatcagtgttttgcAAACCTGAAATGAGTTaatgttttgtctacaaaccaacaggattcagtttgaatgatttctttgttatatggagcaaagaaaccagaaacattcacatttaaggagctgaaaaatcagaaaacttgtttaaataatgaaaaaaaatagttgattaatttatTGTTGTTTCAGCCCCTAGTCGTGTTGTTTGTGAActgaatgtttattttgtttaagcAAACTTTGATAGTAACTTTGCAGTAACAGCATGGTATTTCATTAACATCTAGGTAACAGATTAGTAAAGAGAATTACTATAGGTTAAAACAACAAGAGCAATGCCTTCATACAGATATGTTTGAGAATCAAACctgatcattaaaaacaaaacctttattttcaATGTCTTACTGTTCCCATTACTGTATGTTCAACACAGGGTCTTGTCACCACCTTTGGTAGTTGTTGTTTAATAGTTATTGATCAGGACTGAAGAAGAAACTTCCTCTGTCTatttcaatgtcattttacaaCCCTATTACAATGTTATTACAATGTCTGACACAACATGCCTCTTTAAAAACTGCAGGCATTTCTCACCAGTGGGTGAAGCTGTAGTTAGTAGTCAGTATCTGACACATTCTACAACCGGGAGGCTTCAGTCTCAATTCACTTGTTACACGAGAGCAACAGCAACACCTCACTGCAGTGTGCTGTGAACACCATGTTTCCCATACATGTGTGTAGCACAGGAGGATAATGCCTCTCCGTTGCTGTTGACTTTAAATGATTCGGCTCTTCTGTCAC includes the following:
- the rab23 gene encoding ras-related protein Rab-23 encodes the protein MLEEDMEVAIKVVVVGNGAVGKSSMIQRYCKGIFTKDYKKTIGVDFLERQILVNDEEVRLMLWDTAGQEEFDAITKAYYRGAQACVLVYSTTDRESFQAIDSWREKVEAEVGDIPTVLVQNKIDLLEETVIKNEEAEALAKRLKLRFYRASVKEDLNVNEVFKYLAEKYLLQLKQQTAEETEVVHTTSNKIGVFNTTSSNVCNQNSTNGREVITLRPNKQRTKKSKNPFGSCSLV
- the bag2 gene encoding BAG family molecular chaperone regulator 2 gives rise to the protein MAQAKIQAKMNEPPSSKFSRTLSMADRSGRLLESLDLLEMRVETLRETASAMEQERESILEMIQSLQNSQEMRNICAGEREELDLTANRIMGRTLSVEISIGTTRNSQQEEALQKATSIIDEIVKKLLDDMRSSRQQLMALHAACVTEAPPVPIDQKFQAIVIGCALEDQKKIKRRLETLLRNIENSEKNIKIMDHQKLEVPQENGSQ